Proteins co-encoded in one Candida albicans SC5314 chromosome 3, complete sequence genomic window:
- a CDS encoding uncharacterized protein (Protein of unknown function; upregulated by fluphenazine treatment or in an azole-resistant strain that overexpresses CDR1 and CDR2; transcript possibly regulated by Tac1) codes for MISKLIGVTYFKNKLSKHSSKHDDNTSNNNSSNDTSFPTTNSTVLPSKRSSICISHRIKSKRNSSTSSTTSSSSSSPPPTPTTLTSSSTRKVVTRSQIRRSNTISSASALRHSLNVSNSNTIPTSIPKKSFSLPNSPSLTSDSTLNEPIDDIPHFYNTTMDINGAGNKYYGLISSTNNLMGRDGLLTLDLTTGNDTNSLFTTATREKLDNDSIIIDQQEQEEYNKGNEHMYGYGYGYELTNNTAVAAVEGTKIASLARSISKTKKKNVRFV; via the coding sequence ATGATTTCGAAATTAATTGGCGTAACTTACTTTAAGAATAAACTATCAAAACATTCAAGTAAACATGATGACAATACttctaacaacaacagcagcaatGACACATCATTTCCTACTACTAATAGCACAGTATTGCCATCTAAACGATCGAGTATTTGCATATCCCATAGAATAAAGTCGAAACGAAACTCCTCCACTTCATCTACCACttcctcatcatcatcatctccACCACCAACTCCAACTACACTTACATCTTCAAGTACACGAAAAGTTGTTACTAGATCGCAAATACGACGATCCAATACGATATCTTCTGCAAGTGCATTAAGACATTCCCTCAATGTATCTAATAGCAACACAATACCAACATCCATACCCAAGAAACTGTTTAGTTTACCTAATTCACCAAGTTTGACTAGTGATTCTACATTAAATGaaccaattgatgatatcCCTCATTTTTATAACACCACCATGGATATCAATGGTGCTGGCAATAAGTATTATGGTTTGATTAGTTCGACGAATAATTTGATGGGCAGAGATGGGTTATTGACTCTAGATTTGACTACGGGTAATGATACCAATAGTTTATTTACCACAGCCACTAGGGAGAAATTGGATAATGACCTGATAATTATTgatcaacaagaacaagaagaatatAATAAAGGTAACGAGCATATGTACGGTTATGGTTATGGTTACGAACTTACCAATAATACTGCTGTTGCTGCCGTGGAAGGAACTAAAATAGCAAGCCTTGCTcgatcaatttcaaaaacgaaaaagaaaaatgtcCGATTCGTATAG
- the RSN1 gene encoding Rsn1p (Protein of unknown function; flow model biofilm induced; Spider biofilm induced; induced during the mating process; Hap43-repressed): protein MSRHSSRKCSLAIESPIDDSCNNPLNAFLIYSGKTDTHSNNNNGADDEMATTDESMSPLASSTFLSPMTPPGSRNTTQLSNQQLTKPLRCHRRPSMIKCTSLPELTAMSTHTVTTSPPLSSLITNSTTHAILGNRRISICDLDNFTGEIDYVKQQQHEQHQQQLQSPDIANFMYCNLSTSDIDKTPRKFSFHHRPKTAPGMMIGGSDETPQNHDHEDNEHEYGPKQQEQESMEIDKEKEEVATQNTQLPHHYIENLASFQFRNHKRRNSTALKFEEPKIL, encoded by the coding sequence ATGTCGAGACATTCATCACGCAAGTGTTCATTGGCCATCGAATCACCAATAGACGATTCCTGTAACAATCCATTAAATGCATTTTTAATCTACAGTGGGAAAACAGACACCCacagtaataataataatggtgcTGACGATGAAATGGCTACCACCGATGAATCAATGTCACCACTAGCATCATCAACATTCTTATCTCCCATGACACCACCAGGCTCAAGAAATACAACTCAATTAAgtaatcaacaattgacTAAACCTCTTCGTTGTCATCGTCGTCCTTCTATGATCAAGTGCACTTCATTACCTGAATTAACAGCCATGTCCACTCACACAGTTACTACTTCTCCTCCACTCAGTAGTCTTATCACTAATTCCACCACTCATGCAATATTAGGCAATCGACGAATTTCAATTTGCGATTTAGATAATTTTACGGGGGAGATTGATTATgtcaaacaacaacaacacgaacaacatcaacaacaattacaaagTCCTGATATTGCAAATTTCATGTAttgtaatttatcaactaGTGATATTGATAAGACCCCTCGTAAGTTTTCATTCCATCATCGTCCCAAAACTGCCCCAGGAATGATGATTGGGGGTAGTGATGAGACACCCCAGAACCACGATCATGAGGACAATGAACATGAATATGGACctaaacaacaagaacagGAGTCCATGGAAATAGAcaaggaaaaagaagaggTGGCAACTCAAAACACTCAATTACCACATcattatattgaaaatttggcTAGTTTCCAATTCCGAAATCATAAACGAAGAAACTCAACAGCtttgaaatttgaagaaCCAAAAATATTGTGA
- a CDS encoding succinate-semialdehyde dehydrogenase (NAD(P)(+)) (Succinate semialdehyde dehydrogenase; for utilization of gamma-aminobutyrate (GABA) as a nitrogen source; part of 4-aminobutyrate and glutamate degradation pathways; rat catheter biofilm induced), translated as MAPKLNNPNLFQNKPFINGQWYDSKSTSTFKVYDPATQELIIELPDQTPEEIDEAIAITHKAFQTYQRTPVYERAKWLRRMYELMIENLQDLATLITWENGKCLADALGEIKYAASYFEWFSEECKRNYGHTIQPSNQNNKVITYKQPVGPVGLLCPFNFPSAMGARKAAPALAAGCTCILKPDGQTPLSSLALAYLAQQAGFPDGCFNVVLTSVTNTPMCGLKFCQSPKLKKISFTGSTNVGKLLMQQSSSTLKKLSMELGGNAPIIVFNDCNLDLAVDQSITSKFRSLGQTCVCANRIYVEKGVYDEFCNKFVEKVNQFKIGNGFEPGVTHGCLINTKAIEKVEDHVQDAVEKGAKLIVEGGRLPQLGENFYSPSVVKDVTQDMKVVKEETFGPLAAIIPFDSKEQVLQWCNDTPYGLASYIFSENLNTVWYMSEFLENGMVSVNTGLFTDAALPFGGVKESGFGREGSLYGMDDYTVIKSITLGNVYN; from the coding sequence ATGGCTCCTAAATTAAATAACccaaatttatttcaaaataaaccaTTTATTAATGGTCAATGGTACGACTCCAAATCAACCTCCACTTTTAAAGTCTATGACCCTGCCACTCAAGAATTAATCATTGAATTACCTGACCAAACCccagaagaaattgatgaagcCATTGCTATTACTCATAAGGCATTCCAAACTTATCAACGTACTCCCGTTTATGAGCGTGCTAAATGGTTAAGAAGAATGTATGAATTGATGATAGAAAATTTACAAGATTTGGCTACTTTGATTACTTGGGAAAATGGGAAATGTTTGGCTGATGCCTTAGGGGAAATCAAATATGCTGCTAGTTATTTTGAATGGTTTTCAGAAGAATGTAAACGTAATTATGGTCATACCATACAACCActgaatcaaaataataaagtcATTACTTATAAACAACCAGTGGGTCCCGTCGGATTATTATGTCCTTTTAATTTCCCAAGTGCTATGGGAGCTAGAAAAGCCGCTCCAGCATTAGCTGCTGGTTGTACATGTATTTTGAAACCGGATGGTCAAACTCCATTGAGTTCATTGGCTTTAGCTTATTTAGCTCAACAAGCTGGATTCCCTGATGGTTGTTTCAATGTTGTATTGACTTCTGTAACCAATACTCCAATGTGTGGATTGAAATTTTGTCAATcaccaaaattgaaaaaaatcagTTTCACTGGATCAACTAATGTTggtaaattattaatgcaacaatcatcttcaactttgaaaaaattatcaatggAATTAGGTGGTAATGCTCCgattattgttttcaatgattGTAATTTAGATCTTGCTGTTGATCAAAGTATTACTTCTAAATTCAGATCGTTAGGGCAAACTTGTGTTTGTGCCAATCGTATTTATGTTGAAAAGGGGGTTTATGATGaattttgtaataaatttgttgagaaagtaaatcaattcaaaattggtAATGGATTTGAACCAGGTGTAACTCATGGTTGTTTGATAAACACTAAAGccattgaaaaagttgaagaTCATGTTCAAGATGCCGTTGAAAAAGGAgcaaaattgattgttgaagGAGGTAGATTGCCCCAATTGGGAGAAAATTTCTATTCCCCTTCAGTAGTTAAGGATGTGACTCAAGATATGAAGGTtgttaaagaagaaactttTGGTCCCTTGGCAGCTATTATCCCATTTGATTCTAAAGAACAAGTTTTGCAATGGTGTAATGATACTCCTTATGGGTTGGCATCATATATCTTTTCGGAAAATTTGAATACTGTATGGTATATGTCAgaatttttggaaaatgGTATGGTTTCCGTTAATACTGGATTATTCACCGATGCTGCATTGCCATTTGGTGGGGTTAAAGAATCAGGTTTTGGTAGAGAAGGTTCACTTTATGGAATGGATGACTATACCgttattaaatcaattacttTAGGTAATGTCTATAACTAA
- the SKN2 gene encoding Skn2p (Protein with a potential role in beta-1,6 glucan biosynthesis; similarity to Kre6 and Skn1; possibly essential, disruptants not obtained by UAU1 method; Hap43-induced; flow model biofilm induced; rat catheter biofilm repressed) has protein sequence MARRNLTKNTNGNEYQNTNPFVNQANQNYNNNSTRQSYPGFTDPFDSSNRLDDGSFDFENRSSYPSSSTSTSSIANQYGRPFTVGNGLSSSNGSSGSHLLQGQNDYNLSSSPNLQHQQLQAAENDKSSSLLNSNINNIKVDVPYDYDRYPKIIGRVSSSNSLNNTSNTAPYQSETPSISSNSFNKNVNNTLNGSYNNIIDFSPFGGYPASSFPLNIDEKEPDDYLHNPDPVHDVIYEKNRFWNDLKTADRKSFGGILGFLFLIAAAVAVFVVVPALTYSGVTTHSPPQEYEILSHYSYPLLSAIRTSLIDPDTPQDALKMKAKDGSNWSLVFSDEFNIMGRTFYEGDDQFWTAPDLHYDATKDLEWYDPDAATTSNGTLNLQMDAFKNHDLFYRSGMVQSWNQLCFTQGKLVISARLANKGTVSGLWPGIWTMGNLGRPGYLASTEGIWPYSYDSCDSGITPNQSSPDGISYLPGQRLNKCTCPGESHPNRGVGRGAPEIDVIEAEISTDATGNRENLGVASQSLQLAPMDIWYYPDLDYLEIYNTSITTMNTYTGGPFQQALSGTTTLNKTWYELGGNGVHNFQTYGYEYLNDKDNGYLRWFVGDNPTLTVYPQALHPNGNVGWRPLSREPMSIVMNLGVSNNWAYIDWPSLSFPSTFRIDYVRLYQPPNQINVGCDPAGFPTSDYIEQHINVYQNANLTSFEDGGYSFPKHSLIGC, from the coding sequence ATGGCAAGACGTAATTTAACCAAGAATACCAATGGTAATGAATATCAAAATACAAACCCATTTGTTAATCAAGCtaatcaaaattataacaacaactccACAAGACAATCTTATCCCGGGTTCACTGATCCTTTCGATTCTAGCAACAGACTTGATGATGgatcatttgattttgaaaatcgTTCTTCTTATCCATCTTCTTCCACATCCACTTCGTCTATTGCCAATCAATATGGTCGTCCTTTCACAGTAGGTAACGGATTATCATCAAGTAACGGAAGCAGCGGCTCTCATTTATTACAAGGTCAAAATGATTACAATCTACTGCTGCTGCCAAATCtacaacaccaacaactCCAAGCTGctgaaaatgataaatcgTCGTCCCTTCTAAATTCCAATATAAATAACATCAAAGTCGACGTACCTTATGACTATGACAGATACCCCAAAATCATTGGCAGAGTATCATCGAGTAACTCGTTAAATAATACTAGCAACACTGCCCCCTATCAGTCTGAAACaccatcaatatcatccaactcattcaataaaaatgtCAATAATACATTAAACGGTAGctacaacaacattattgattttagtCCATTTGGTGGCTATCCTGCCAGTTCATTCCCACTTAATATCGATGAAAAAGAACCTGATGATTATCTTCATAATCCTGACCCAGTTCACGACGTGATTTATGAGAAAAATAGATTTTggaatgatttgaaaactgCTGATCGTAAATCATTTGGTGGGATTTTGGGCTTCTTATTTTTGATTGCAGCAGCAGTGGCGGTGTTTGTCGTGGTCCCAGCATTGACTTATTCGGGAGTAACCACTCATAGTCCTCCACAGGAATACGAGATTTTAAGCCACTATTCATATCCATTACTTTCAGCAATTCGTACTTCATTGATCGACCCGGATACTCCACAGGACgctttgaaaatgaaagcTAAAGACGGTAGTAATTGGTCTTTGGTTTTCAGTGatgaatttaatattatgGGAAGGACTTTCTATGAAGGCGACGATCAATTTTGGACAGCCCCTGACTTGCACTATGACGCCACTAAGGACTTGGAATGGTACGACCCCGATGCAGCAACTACGAGTAATGGTACTCTCAATTTACAAATGGATGCATTTAAAAATCatgatttgttttatcGGTCAGGGATGGTACAAAGCTGGAACCAGTTATGCTTTACTCAGGGTAAACTTGTTATCTCGGCACGTTTAGCTAACAAAGGTACCGTTTCTGGATTATGGCCAGGGATATGGACAATGGGTAACTTAGGTCGCCCCGGATACTTGGCTTCTACCGAGGGGATATGGCCATATTCGTATGACTCTTGTGATTCTGGTATCACTCCTAACCAATCATCACCCGACGGTATTTCATATTTACCCGGGCAAAGATTAAACAAATGTACTTGTCCTGGTGAGTCGCATCCTAATCGTGGTGTTGGGCGTGGTGCTCCGGAAATTGATGTCATTGAAGCAGAAATTAGTACTGATGCCACTGGCAATAGAGAAAATCTTGGTGTTGCATCCCAATCATTACAATTAGCACCAATGGATATTTGGTACTACCCTGACCTTGACTATTTGGAGATTTACAACACTTCTATAACCACCATGAATACTTATACTGGTGGTCCGTTTCAACAAGCATTGTCAGGAACCACCacattaaataaaacttGGTACGAACTAGGAGGTAATGGTGTACACAATTTTCAAACGTATGGAtatgaatatttaaatgataaagACAATGGGTATTTAAGATGGTTTGTTGGTGATAATCCTACATTGACAGTTTACCCACAAGCATTGCACCCTAATGGGAATGTTGGATGGAGACCATTGAGTAGAGAACCCATGTCAATTGTTATGAATTTGGGGGTTTCAAATAATTGGGCTTATATTGATTGGCCTAGTTTGAGTTTCCCATCAACATTCCGTATTGATTATGTTCGTCTTTATCAACcaccaaatcaaattaacgTTGGATGTGACCCAGCAGGGTTCCCTACTTCTGATTATATCGAACAGCACATCAATGTGTATCAAAATGCTAATTTAACTTCATTTGAAGATGGTGGGTATAGTTTCCCAAAACATTCGTTAATTGGTTGCTAA
- the ALT1 gene encoding alanine transaminase (Putative alanine transaminase; mutation confers hypersensitivity to 5-fluorocytosine (5-FC); rat catheter and flow model biofilm induced): MLRVNSRLLTTRKSQFMFTSNSLRFLATFKPADPLTTHDINPQTVEAKYAVRGKIPIIADELNELIQKQPQSHGLPFSKIINANIGNPQQLEQRPLTWYRQVLSLLQYPDLLKNGDPETVKSLYPEDVIERAQSILKHIGSIGAYSHSQGASYFRQSIAEFITNRDGGYVSHANNIFLTSGASTAVSYLLQILSVNENSGFLIPIPQYPLYTATIALNNAKPIGYYLDESNHWSTNPQEIRELIETNQSQGINIKALVVINPGNPTGAILSSQDIIELIDIAAEYGIVLIADEVYQENIFKGKFVSFKKILSELIEQDPQTYKHVQLASLHSTSKGVSGECGQRGGYMELVGFKPEVKDVVFKLASINLCSVVSGQALMELMINPPQEGDPSYPLYKSETESIHNDLESRAESLYQAFLQMEDIKCNKPMGAMYIFPTLDFDPAQYHKLYSRAKNSNLQIDDIYCIELLEGTGICCVPGNGFGQKPNTYHLRTTFLPPGKEWIDKWINFHKSFIKKYKDE, translated from the coding sequence ATGCTTAGAGTAAATTCACGATTATTAACTACTCGAAAATCTCAATTTATGTTCACTTCTAATTCCTTAAGGTTTTTAGCAACCTTTAAACCTGCGGATCCATTGACTACTCATGATATCAACCCACAAACGGTCGAGGCAAAATACGCTGTACGTGGGAAAATCCCAATTATTGCcgatgaattgaatgaattgattcaaaagCAACCACAGCTGCATGGATTACCATTTAGCAAAATCATTAATGCCAACATTGGTAACCCACAGCAATTGGAACAACGTCCATTGACATGGTATCGTCAAGTATTGTCTCTTTTACAATACCCggatttattgaaaaatggagACCCTGAAACCGTTAAATCACTTTATCCTGAAGATGTGATTGAGCGAGcacaatcaattttgaaacacATTGGATCAATAGGGGCATACTCTCATTCTCAGGGTGCCAGTTATTTCCGACAATCTATTGCTGAATTTATAACTAACCGTGATGGTGGTTATGTATCCCACGCCAACaacatttttttaacttcCGGGGCATCAACTGCAGTGTCGTATTTATTACAAATTTTGTCTGTCAATGAAAACTCCGGGTTCTTAATTCCGATCCCACAGTATCCTTTGTATACTGCCACTATTGCCTTGAATAATGCCAAGCCAATTGGTTATTATCTCGATGAGTCGAACCATTGGTCAACCAATCCTCAAGAGATTAGAGAATTGATCGAAACCAATCAACTGCAAGGTATTAACATCAAGGCATTGGTGGTGATTAACCCGGGGAACCCAACGGGGGcaattttatcatcacaagatataattgaattgatagATATTGCTGCTGAATATGGAATTGTATTAATTGCCGATGAGGTTTATCAAGAAAATATCTTCAAAGGgaaatttgtttcattcAAGAAGATTTTGTCGGAATTAATTGAGCAAGACCCTCAAACTTATAAACATGTTCAATTAGCATCATTACACTCGACATCGAAAGGTGTTAGTGGAGAATGTGGACAACGTGGTGGATATATGGAATTAGTTGGGTTCAAACCGGAAGTTAAAGATGtggttttcaaattggcaTCGATTAATTTATGTTCTGTTGTCTCTGGTCAAGCATTAATGGAATTAATGATTAATCCTCCTCAAGAAGGTGATCCTAGTTACCCCTTGTACAAAAGCGAAACCGAGTCAATCCATAACGATTTGGAATCAAGAGCAGAATCACTCTATCAAGCATTTTTACAAATGGAAGATATCAAATGTAATAAACCAATGGGGGCCATGTATATTTTCCCCACTTTAGATTTTGATCCAGCCCAATACCATAAGTTATATTCGAGAGCTAAGAATTccaatttacaaattgatgatatttattGTATTGAGTTATTAGAAGGTACAGGTATTTGTTGTGTTCCTGGTAATGGATTTGGTCAGAAACCAAATACTTATCATTTAAGAACAACATTTTTACCACCAGGTAAAGAATGGATTGATAAATGGATAAATTTCcataaatcatttattaaaaaatataaagatGAATAG
- the BMT7 gene encoding Bmt7p (Beta-mannosyltransferase, member of a 9-gene family that includes characterized genes BMT1, BMT2, BMT3, and BMT4 with roles in beta-1,2-mannosylation of cell wall phosphopeptidomannan; downregulated in azole-resistant strain; Hap43p-induced) yields MKLEMSSYLHKVPNTGITNLSNSKSIVFIMFCATLLFIITSSRYLTGSESLGQIPSEIPKSSEQLNEELSQQINSKLHKLASFDKFNSFPLLNKHMKDDIYGLMTLETFTDPLPYLENYNEEEYSQQNYPICSEKLMFPSKIKLTKQQYLPADLQQFLGVLNNMRPYHDMVEKAKAYFISDLREEKKWFRFAGSSIWLPQFQCHYMVSRYLYSPNGVANHAFASFLYIQLFDSDWKELPSHTTLDIPFEQTEANSIFKIFKPKQKYANFRNSTYPQILPIPFDYKLPIETKKYYYGPEDPRILLRSNPLGFDEPLIVFNMKGLKLTKRVMYSYLPFSNTLKLLKKRREPFANIEKNWTPFKSVAQPSKTQTTIHFIYSMIPLEVLACDIDSGLCDILQKPAKHDFNYVGGLRGGTQLVSLPLNETIPSEIRAKLPIPKNRQVYIGWARTHLNNCGCGDSMYRPNFITLVEDYDDVTDKYYYKIGDISGYFDFAAKIEPWSKQVLDEEGNLYEKAEQCQGRNVLIPNSIAYWDVGSIKLAGTEYQKHDFKDMFSSGKVSDFNANEIVFNDYMGVTLSSADRDVSIVHVKGLLNYILQLPSLVDDSLVINKEWTFQKKGHDLNVRCAMIASKEYCKSYAIKQGVKIDEKSEET; encoded by the coding sequence ATGAAACTAGAAATGAGTTCATATTTGCACAAAGTTCCCAACACCGGTATCACAAATCTATCAAACCTGAAACTGATAGTCTTCATAATGTTCTGTGCAACACTACTATTTATTATAACATCGAGTCGATATTTGACTGGATCAGAGTCTCTCGGACAAATACCAAGTGAAATTCCAAAATCGTCGGAGCAATTGAATGAAGAGCTCTCacaacaaatcaattctAAATTACACAAATTGGCATCATTTGATAAGTTCAATTCATTCCCATTGCTAAATAAACATATGAAAGATGATATTTATGGGTTAATGACATTAGAAACTTTTACTGATCCACTTCCGTACCTTGAGAATTACAATGAAGAAGAGTATTCACAACAGAACTATCCTATTTGTTCGGAAAAGTTAATGTTTCCAAGTAAAATCAAACTCACAAAACAACAGTATTTACCAGCAGATTTGCAACAGTTTTTGGGAGTTTTGAATAATATGAGACCTTATCACGATATGGTTGAAAAGGCCAAAGCATATTTTATCTCTGATTTAcgagaagaaaagaaatggtTCAGATTTGCTGGATCATCAATATGGCTACCACAATTTCAATGCCATTACATGGTTAGTCGTTATTTATATTCACCTAATGGAGTGGCAAATCACGCATTTGCCAGTTTTTTGTATATCCAGTTGTTTGATTCTGATTGGAAAGAACTACCATCACATACTACATTGGATATCCCGTTTGAACAAACAGAAGCGAACTctatattcaaaattttcaagCCAAAACAGAAATATGCAAACTTTCGAAATTCAACATACCCTCAAATCTTGCCTATTCCGtttgattataaattgcccatagaaacaaaaaaatattactATGGTCCGGAAGATCCAAGAATATTATTACGATCGAATCCGTTGGGGTTTGATGAACCTTTGATTGTATTTAATATGAAGGGGTTAAAGTTAACCAAGCGAGTAATGTATTCTTATCTACCATTTTCAAACACTTTGaaacttttgaaaaaaagacgAGAGCCTTTTGCTAATATAGAAAAGAATTGGACTCCTTTCAAAAGTGTGGCACAGCCAAGTAAAACCCAAACGACTAtacattttatttattcgATGATCCCGTTAGAAGTATTAGCATGCGATATTGATTCAGGACTTTGTGATATTTTACAAAAGCCAGCTAAACATGACTTTAATTATGTTGGTGGATTACGAGGCGGAACTCAGTTGGTTTCATTGCCTTTGAATGAAACTATCCCTAGTGAAATTAGAGCCAAGTTGCCAATACCAAAAAACAGGCAAGTTTATATTGGGTGGGCTAGAACTCACTTGAACAATTGCGGATGTGGTGATTCAATGTATCGACCAAACTTTATAACTTTGGTTGAAGACTACGATGATGTAACTGATAAGTATTACTACAAGATTGGAGATATTTCCggatattttgattttgccGCAAAGATCGAACCTTGGTCCAAACAAGTTTTGGACGAAGAAGGAAATTTATACGAAAAGGCTGAACAGTGCCAAGGACGAAATGTACTTATACCCAATTCCATTGCTTATTGGGATGTTGGATCAATTAAACTTGCGGGTACTGAATATCAGAAACACGATTTCAAAGACATGTTTTCCAGTGGAAAAGTGTCAGATTTTAATGCCAATGAAATCGTCTTTAATGATTATATGGGCGTAACATTATCTTCAGCAGATAGAGATGTGAGCATTGTTCATGTGAAAGGATTATTAAACTATATTTTACAATTGCCCAGTTTAGTTGATGACTCATTGGTTATTAACAAAGAATGGACATTCCAAAAGAAAGGGCATGATTTAAATGTTAGGTGTGCTATGATTGCTAGTAAAGAGTACTGTAAATCTTATGCAATAAAACAAGGAGTGAAGATAGATGAAAAATCTGAGGAAACCTGA